A genome region from Sander vitreus isolate 19-12246 chromosome 21, sanVit1, whole genome shotgun sequence includes the following:
- the noxo1b gene encoding NADPH oxidase organizer 1b, which yields MAGELRFVISARIIGAVHRDTPKLRMFMISVLWSDETEVITYRSFQDFKDFHRQLKKRFPLMNPFRRNDRVIPKFRRGSRRSSLQQKGSKRSVQRMKFLESYCSKLLKCEPTVTQSSEVAQFFMPKVHDLQPDFTKNSIMILLCEDLPDGEGGGDVTRQQAGNITHPFVTQTYRCVAAYETKDTKNRPFKVAVDEKLDVLIKDPAGWWLVENEDKLLAWFPAPYLELWDGEDDNNAGFQLAGALYYAVRSYSTKKDDEVSVPIGSVVEVLRKSDNGWWLIRFNGKAGYIPSMNLQPYNNPRAGLYSLQRKLHSSTLNLATSREPQASRAPSVSEEISPRRGSAGQSRGEPSVLWRLHKARSLDVLSETRSQTQMERDVSTSDRHARSTSNTSNTSTESSFSSFSSSSDSSSSLKKEAQHESCTGSPAALPHPSVSDSGSSFPDLSLSDRRSSNTSSESSGSVSPKGSETASNAPRVPPRPKTEEILTRCTTMTRKAALATKTRLQIQPESIHSR from the exons ATGGCCGGTGAACTACGCTTTGTAATCAGTGCCCGCATTATAGGAGCCGTCCACAGGGACACACCAAAACTCAGG ATGTTCATGATTTCTGTGTTATGGTCTGATGAGACTGAAGTGATTACCTACAGGTCCTTCCAGGATTTTAAGGATTTTCAt CGGCAGCTGAAAAAGAGGTTCCCTCTCATGAACCCTTTCAGGAGAAACGACAGAGTGATCCCCAAATTTAGAA gGGGGTCCAGGAGAAGCAGCCTCCAGCAGAAAGGATCCAAGCGATCCGTCCAACGAATGAAGTTCCTGGAGAGCTACTGTAGCAAACTGCTGAAGTGCGAGCCAACTGTGACTCAGAGCTCAGAGGTGGCACAGTTCTTCATGCCCAAAGTCCATGACCTGCAGCCAGACTTCACCAAGAACAG caTCATGATCCTGCTGTGTGAGGATCTGCCCGATGGTGAAGGAGGCGGTGATGTGACTCGCCAGCAGGCAGGAAACATCACTCACCCGTTTGTCACCCAGACTTACCGCTGCGTGGCTGCGTACGAGACAAAGGACACCAAGAACCGTCCGTTTAAAGTCGCTGTGGATGAAAAGCTGGATGTGCTGATCAAAGACCCTGCAG GTTGGTGGCTGGTGGAGAACGAGGATAAGCTTTTGGCTTGGTTCCCTGCTCCCTACCTGGAGTTATGGGATGGAGAGGACGATAATAATGCTGGATTCCAGCTTGCAG GTGCCCTGTACTATGCCGTGAGGAGTTACTCGACTAAGAAGGATGACGAGGTGTCTGTGCCCATTGGCTCTGTGGTGGAGGTGCTGAGGAAGTCTGACAACGGCTGGTGGCTCATCAG ATTCAATGGCAAGGCAGGTTACATCCCCTCCATGAACCTGCAGCCTTACAACAACCCACGGGCAGGCCTCTACAGCCTGCAGAGAAAGCTGCACAGCTCCACTCTGAACCTGGCAACCAGCAGGGAGCCTCAGGCTTCTCGTGCACCCAGCGTCAGCGAGGAAATCAGCCCACGGCGGGGTTCTGCAGGTCAGTCCAGAGGAGAGCCCAGTGTGCTCTGGCGTCTCCACAAGGCCCGGTCCCTGGACGTCCTCTCTGAGACCCGCTCGCAAACACAGATGGAGAGGGACGTCTCGACCTCAGACCGCCATGCACGCAGCACGAGCAACACAAGCAACACAAGCACCGAGTCCAgcttctccagcttctcctccaGCAGCGACTCATCCTCAAGTTTAAAAAAGGAAGCGCAGCATGAGAGCTGCACAGGCAGTCCTGCAGCCTTACCCCACCCCAGTGTCAGCGACAGTGGGAGCAGCTTCCCTGATCTCAGCCTCTCGGACCGCCGCAGCTCCAACACTAGCTCTGAGAGCTCTGGATCTGTCAGCCCCAAAGGCAGTGAGACGGCCTCAAACGCTCCCAGGGTGCCACCCAGACCCAAAACTGAGGAGATCCT